In the genome of Croceimicrobium hydrocarbonivorans, one region contains:
- a CDS encoding DUF4837 family protein: MKLKTGLLFLLALSLTISCSSPEGEESALEKIFNDDTLPPANGGILDILVVAEDKVWNGGPGRAFEEHFIGMVYGLPQPEPRYTVRQVAPKEFSDLLKRSRYIVLLDANADSSSLVFEMDKWARGQMVSHLSAPTELDLRKLTLQQNDAIDARISALESERLYTKMRPLTHKEYPEFFSKHNLKLNVPKDFALSVSTDDVVVYWKTTTLADNGIIIYVGDLPADEAIIGNNIIPLRDSLTKLYVPGQRDGSYMITEDLVKPQLNPTEVQGRFSIEARGLWRTHGDIMGGPFVSYTIYDEENNRLIYIDSFILAPEKKKRKSLFELESIIRNLEIL, from the coding sequence ATGAAACTAAAAACCGGCCTCTTATTCCTGCTTGCTCTTAGCTTAACCATTTCCTGCTCAAGCCCCGAAGGTGAAGAGTCGGCTTTAGAGAAAATCTTTAACGATGATACCCTGCCTCCTGCCAATGGGGGTATTCTGGATATTTTGGTGGTAGCCGAGGACAAGGTTTGGAACGGTGGTCCCGGTAGAGCTTTCGAAGAACATTTTATTGGCATGGTCTACGGCCTGCCTCAACCCGAACCGCGCTACACAGTACGTCAGGTGGCTCCAAAAGAATTTAGCGACCTTCTTAAACGCTCCCGCTATATTGTGCTTTTAGACGCTAATGCTGATAGCAGCAGCCTGGTTTTCGAAATGGATAAATGGGCGCGTGGCCAAATGGTAAGTCACCTGAGCGCTCCCACCGAACTGGATTTACGGAAATTGACCCTTCAGCAAAATGATGCCATTGACGCCCGCATCAGTGCTTTAGAATCTGAACGTCTCTATACCAAAATGCGGCCGCTTACGCATAAAGAGTATCCTGAGTTTTTCAGCAAGCACAATCTCAAGTTAAATGTTCCCAAAGACTTTGCTCTTTCGGTGTCTACAGACGATGTGGTAGTGTATTGGAAAACCACCACTTTGGCCGATAATGGTATAATCATTTACGTAGGTGACTTACCAGCAGACGAAGCTATTATTGGCAATAACATTATTCCCCTAAGGGATAGCCTCACCAAACTCTATGTTCCCGGACAAAGAGATGGCAGCTATATGATTACTGAGGACTTAGTAAAACCGCAATTGAACCCAACCGAAGTACAGGGACGCTTTAGCATTGAAGCGCGTGGCTTATGGCGTACGCATGGCGATATTATGGGTGGCCCATTTGTGAGCTATACCATTTACGATGAAGAGAATAATCGATTGATTTACATCGATAGCTTTATCCTAGCTCCGGAGAAAAAGAAGCGCAAGAGTCTTTTCGAATTAGAGAGCATTATTCGCAATCTCGAAATTCTTTAA